One region of Alosa sapidissima isolate fAloSap1 chromosome 1, fAloSap1.pri, whole genome shotgun sequence genomic DNA includes:
- the tmem53 gene encoding transmembrane protein 53, producing MGDDDIDYNIVFPETLISERHWRGTKEPIVILLGWAGCRDKHLVKYSSVYTQQGCITLRYTAPLKTVFISESFGYKELKHTALKLLETLYDYEVENNPIIFHVFSNGGFMLYRYIVELLQRDQQFSNLCVLGAVVDSAPGSANVKGALRALRTTLGPNINVFLRYLLMALFAVTVVLIRIVLYPITKYFHKNHYDALMDRPAPWPQLYLYSRADPVIRYTDVERMVSVLQGKNLSVQSFDFVTPGHVSLFRDFPEDYSRRCLDFLNSCMTNSEGTKLKKRLVIQN from the exons ATGGGAGATGACGACATAGACTACAACATAGTTTTCCCAGAGACGTTGATTTCAG AGAGGCACTGGCGTGGAACAAAGGAACCAATTGTAATATTGCTGGGATGGGCTGGTTGCAGAGATAAACATCTAGTTAAATACAGTTCAGTCTACACACAACAG GGATGCATCACCCTCCGCTATACAGCCCCTTTGAAAACCGTCTTCATCTCCGAGTCATTTGGTTACAAGGAACTGAAGCACACTGCTCTTAAACTGCTAGAGACACTATATGATTATGAGGTGGAGAACAACCCAATTATTTTCCATGTGTTTAGTAATGGGGGGTTCATGCTGTACAGGTACATTGTGGAGCTTTTACAGAGGGACCAGCAGTTCAGCAATCTCTGTGTACTTGGTGCAGTGGTGGACAGTGCTCCAGGGAGTGCCAATGTGAAGGGGGCCCTTCGTGCGCTCAGAACCACCCTGGGACCCAACATTAATGTGTTCCTGCGCTACCTCCTCATGGCTCTGTTTGCCGTGACGGTGGTCCTCATTCGAATTGTCCTGTATCCCATAACCAAGTACTTCCACAAGAACCACTATGATGCCCTGATGGACCGACCAGCTCCATGGCCTCAGCTTTACCTGTATTCTCGAGCTGACCCGGTGATTCGGTATACAGATGTGGAACGGATGGTCAGTGTGCTCCAGGGGAAGAACCTGTCTGTCCAGAGTTTCGACTTTGTCACACCAGGCCACGTGAGTCTTTTCAGAGACTTCCCTGAGGATTATTCTAGACGATGCCTTGATTTTCTTAACAGCTGCATGACCAACTCAGAAGGGACAAAATTGAAAAAGCGCCTTGTTATAcagaactga